From the Drosophila simulans strain w501 chromosome 2L, Prin_Dsim_3.1, whole genome shotgun sequence genome, the window TCCACGGCGGCACTATGATAACCTTGGTGGCCTCGGCAATGGCAATGCTGTCAGTGGTAGTCCGGTGAAGGGTGCTTCGCTGGGACAACGCCATGTGAAGCTCAAGAAGGAGAAGGTACCCCCCCAGGTTTCGCAGCTGTCTCAGCCAGGTCAGCTGCAGCTGTCGGATGTTGGTGATACCGCCTTGGCTGGCGGATCGGGCTTACAAGGTGGAGTCGGCCTTATGGGCGGAATATTGCCCAGCGACGAGGCCTTAAAGTTCGTCAGCGAGACGGACGCCAATGGACTGGCCATGAAGACGCCCGTCAGCATTCTGCAAGAGCTGCTAAGCCGTCGGGGAATCACTCCCGGATATGAACTTGTCCAGATCGAAGGCGCCATACATGAGCCGACCTTCCGGTTTCGCGTGTCCTTTAAGGACAAGGATACGCCCTTTACGGCCATGGGTGCAGGACGCTCGAAGAAGGAGGCCAAGCATGCGGCGGCCCGTGCGCTCATCGACAAGCTGATCGGCGCGCAGCTGCCGGAATCGCCTAGCAGCTCCGCTGGTCCGTCGGTGACTGGGCTCACGGTCGCCGGAAGCGGAGGAGACGTCAACGCGAATGCCACGGGCGGAGGAGAGTGAGTTGCTCTATTGATGTCTAATTCTAAGTTATCCAAATCATTGTTTTATGTGTTTGCAGTGCCGGCGAGAAGACCGTAGGTAATCCGATAGGCTGGCTGCAGGAGATGTGCATGCAACGGCGGTGGCCACCACCGTCCTatgaaacggaaacggaagtgggtCTGCCCCACGAGCGGCTCTTTACGATCGCGTGTTCGATACTCAACTACCGCGAGATGGGCAAGGGCAAGAGCAAGAAGATAGCCAAGCGCTTGGCCGCCCACCGCATGTGGGTGCGGCTGCAAGAGACGCCCATCGATTCGGGCAAAATCAGCGACAGCATCTGCGGCGAGTTGGAGGGCGAAGTGAGTATCATCCAAAACACCGATCGTTACGTGCAAGTCTCTAAAGATTTTGAGTTTATCAAGATCTAACCCAGAagcaatttattaatattcttTGTGCAATTATTATGCATGCGCAGTCCCAGATTCACTTTGAATGGTTGCGGACTCTCTAGTTTATATAATagtaaaaattgatttaaaaaatatatatcattgtTGGTTAatggtaaatattatttactagGTTTGTCCTTAATTCTTCCTTAAAAGTAGTGTTGTAAATATCATTGTAATCTTTTTAAAGATGTATCTAGCTGAAGTTCTAATACTAAAGCATCCCTTTTATACTGTGATGtccgatttttattattgtccTTGTTTTTATAGCTAGTAGTTTTGacataattatacaaatatttaacaaaatgcttaaaccttatttatatttctggttttatttatggttATTTTGGTTTATATCATATTTCATTGAACTTTTACTTGGCATGGTGATTGTTTTAAAGAACGAATCAGTAAAGCACCTTTTCCACACCTAAGTGATATGTTTCAACTCACCATTGGCGTGTGTGCGAAATGCAATGGAGAAAAGAAACCAACAACTTTGCGCTCTTATTTACAGCCCCGCAGTAGTGAAAATTATTATGGTGAATTGAAAGATATCTCTGTGCCGACACTGACCACGCAGCACAGTAACAAAGTATCTCAGTTCCATAAGACCCTCAAAAATGCAACGGGCAAAAAACTGCTTAAGTTACAGgtaaatttcaattcaataaCGCTCTTCAATTAAAAACGATCAAAAACATATATCTAACATTCGAACCTGATTTCCAAAGTACATTTTCCTTAAACATTTTCACTatcataataaaattgatgTGGCTTGAAAGTTCAAATAATGTTTATCTAAAGTTTAATTTGACTCTGCTAATTCGACTCCATTTGTATTGTTTTCAGAAGACTTGCTTGAAGAACAACAAGATCGATTACATCAAGCTGCTGGGCGAAATCGCCACGGAGAACCAGTTCGAGGTGACCTACGTGGACATAGAGGAGAAGACCTTCTCTGGCCAGTTCCAGTGCCTGGTTCAGCTGTCCACGCTGCCCGTTGGGGTTTGCCACGGCAGTGGAGCAACAGCCGCCGATGCCCAGCGGCATGCCGCCCAGAATGCCCTCGAGTACTTGAAGATCATGACCAAGAAGTAGGGGGTGCAGCCAACAGCATAGCAAAATCTGAACGCACACCACGTCCACGAGTATTTGATGCGAGCGATTACCGAGCGCATACGGGATAACAAACGCCACCAGTCGTCAAATTGCTTTTCTTTCCAGTGTTTGGCTCAATCCAGTGGcgttgttatatatattttgtttcttttccaCCGATTCCTTTGATTAGGCAGTTGTATTTGTTaactatatatgtaaatgttcATATATGTACTACACCTACCAATGAATGTATGTACGCTTGCATATACAGACAAGTGTGTAATCTATATTGGAATCTTCTAGTCGCTTTCAAATtctgaaaaatgtaaaacggCATATAAAAACCGGATTAATCCAATGAATCTAGCTAACTAGGTTAAGGTAGACTGCGTGCTGGTTTGCGGAGGTAAAAAGGCTTATGAATATAATCGGTATTTGGTAATCGCTACTTTTGCAGTTTTCTTTCACTTAAACGGGGAGATgtctttattttcctttttttgggcTGAAAAACTTTGTAAACTTCAAATTAAAGGGCATGGATAACTGGAATTTATCAATCAACTTGCGGAATATTCTGTGAAAACGATATCTTTTATGATATGGAATTATTTAACTACAAATTAGTTAGGAAATAAATTGACAAATATAATACTGATGTTATATTAGCCGtggctttatttaaataggtAATTTTGTGCTTAATCTAGAGTGATATTCTAAGTTATTATAAAGGATTGCATCTATTTCTTCTTTCGGTCCTGCGTACACTTGGGGCAGAACCACTTGCCCTTTGGCTTTGTGGTGAGGCCAACACACGCGAAGTGAAACCACTCGATGGGGCACTAAAAGTAAGTAAAAAGGTTAAGTAAAAACATCTACAACTGACCACAGAGTACATAAAAATCGGATACTCACGTCGGGATTGTCGCAGCCAATCATCTCTCCATAGGACACCTGGTGGCATAGGCAATATGTGGGCTCATTGGGGTCGACGGGCATGTCCATAACGTCGCTGGGATGAGTGGCGGCCGTGTGGCACGATTCCTTCTCAGAGTCATCAACCTCGACGGTTTTCTAAATGGATATGTTAGCAAAATGCGTAAGAATGGGGTTTCGACTACAGTAGAGGCATGCAGGTACATAAGTGAAAATGCAAACGATATGGAAGACAATGGATAATGCAGGATTTCTATGGGAATAATCTACAAAAGTAAAGAGTATTTCATTTAGGGCCAACTAAAACTGGGAAATAGTAAACAAACGAAAGTTCTAAGAATGTATATATGAGAATGTGGATGGTTTACCTTTTGAGCGCCCCCCTTGCGAGTTTCTTTTTCTTGATTTACCTTagactttttctttttgctacCTTGCCCGGCATTGCTGCTCGAATTGACACTGGAATTGGCGTTAGATTGGTTGTTGCCGCGCCCAGTTTCCTCATCCGAGGATGcggattttttctttttgcccgTCGTCTTGCTGTCCTTGGTCTTTTTGCGACCTTCTGTGCAAACAAAGGAAACAAAGGAAGGGATCAGCTTAGCGAAGAATAGATACTTTGGAACAGTCTTACTCTTGGCCACCACTTCTTCGGATTTGGCACGCGTAGATGAGGCCTTCTCCTGGATCTCGCCCTCGAAGCGAGCTAAATCGTTGTCCAGTCGCCGGATCTGCTTGTCCACCAGTTCGTAGGTCTGAATGGCCAGCTGCACCTTGTCGTCGCTGTACTCCTTGGCCTTTCCGAACAGCGCCTTGATGTCCTCCTGGCGCTCCCTCCTCTCATCATCGCTCATGGCCCCGTTCTCGCCCAGCTTGCGCATAAAGTCCTTGGCATGGCTATCGATGCTTTTCATCGCTGTTTGTGCTCGATCGTCCAGTTTTCGCATCAGCTTAAAATTTCTCTCCAGCTCCGTTGGCAGACTTTCCAATCCTGTTCGTAAATCgtgaaaaat encodes:
- the LOC6732204 gene encoding interferon-inducible double-stranded RNA-dependent protein kinase activator A homolog isoform X3, with product MEQENFHASSLSQQLQNLHTQQQAPPNPVQTGFAPRRHYDNLGGLGNGNAVSGSPVKGASLGQRHVKLKKEKVPPQVSQLSQPGQLQLSDVGDTALAGGSGLQGGVGLMGGILPSDEALKFVSETDANGLAMKTPVSILQELLSRRGITPGYELVQIEGAIHEPTFRFRVSFKDKDTPFTAMGAGRSKKEAKHAAARALIDKLIGAQLPESPSSSAGPSVTGLTVAGSGGDVNANATGGGDAGEKTVGNPIGWLQEMCMQRRWPPPSYETETEVGLPHERLFTIACSILNYREMGKGKSKKIAKRLAAHRMWVRLQETPIDSGKISDSICGELEGEKTCLKNNKIDYIKLLGEIATENQFEVTYVDIEEKTFSGQFQCLVQLSTLPVGVCHGSGATAADAQRHAAQNALEYLKIMTKK
- the LOC6732204 gene encoding interferon-inducible double-stranded RNA-dependent protein kinase activator A homolog isoform X4 translates to MEQENFHASSLSQQLQNLHTQQQAPPNPVQTGFAPRRHYDNLGGLGNGNAVSGSPVKGASLGQRHVKLKKEKVPPQVSQLSQPGQLQLSDVGDTALAGGSGLQGGVGLMGGILPSDEALKFVSETDANGLAMKTPVSILQELLSRRGITPGYELVQIEGAIHEPTFRFRVSFKDKDTPFTAMGAGRSKKEAKHAAARALIDKLIGAQLPESPSSSAGPSVTGLTVAGSGGDVNANATGGGDAGEKTVGNPIGWLQEMCMQRRWPPPSYETETEVGLPHERLFTIACSILNYREMGKGKSKKIAKRLAAHRMWVRLQETPIDSGKISDSICGELEGETCLKNNKIDYIKLLGEIATENQFEVTYVDIEEKTFSGQFQCLVQLSTLPVGVCHGSGATAADAQRHAAQNALEYLKIMTKK
- the LOC6732205 gene encoding inhibitor of growth protein 5 isoform X1, producing the protein MSSAIYLETYLDGLESLPTELERNFKLMRKLDDRAQTAMKSIDSHAKDFMRKLGENGAMSDDERRERQEDIKALFGKAKEYSDDKVQLAIQTYELVDKQIRRLDNDLARFEGEIQEKASSTRAKSEEVVAKKGRKKTKDSKTTGKKKKSASSDEETGRGNNQSNANSSVNSSSNAGQGSKKKKSKVNQEKETRKGGAQKKTVEVDDSEKESCHTAATHPSDVMDMPVDPNEPTYCLCHQVSYGEMIGCDNPDCPIEWFHFACVGLTTKPKGKWFCPKCTQDRKKK
- the LOC6732204 gene encoding interferon-inducible double-stranded RNA-dependent protein kinase activator A homolog isoform X1; the protein is MEQENFHASSLSQQLQNLHTQQQAPPNPVQTGFAPRRHYDNLGGLGNGNAVSGSPVKGASLGQRHVKLKKEKVPPQVSQLSQPGQLQLSDVGDTALAGGSGLQGGVGLMGGILPSDEALKFVSETDANGLAMKTPVSILQELLSRRGITPGYELVQIEGAIHEPTFRFRVSFKDKDTPFTAMGAGRSKKEAKHAAARALIDKLIGAQLPESPSSSAGPSVTGLTVAGSGGDVNANATGGGDAGEKTVGNPIGWLQEMCMQRRWPPPSYETETEVGLPHERLFTIACSILNYREMGKGKSKKIAKRLAAHRMWVRLQETPIDSGKISDSICGELEGEPRSSENYYGELKDISVPTLTTQHSNKVSQFHKTLKNATGKKLLKLQKTCLKNNKIDYIKLLGEIATENQFEVTYVDIEEKTFSGQFQCLVQLSTLPVGVCHGSGATAADAQRHAAQNALEYLKIMTKK
- the LOC6732204 gene encoding interferon-inducible double-stranded RNA-dependent protein kinase activator A homolog isoform X2, producing MEQENFHASSLSQQLQNLHTQQQAPPNPVQTGFAPRRHYDNLGGLGNGNAVSGSPVKGASLGQRHVKLKKEKVPPQVSQLSQPGQLQLSDVGDTALAGGSGLQGGVGLMGGILPSDEALKFVSETDANGLAMKTPVSILQELLSRRGITPGYELVQIEGAIHEPTFRFRVSFKDKDTPFTAMGAGRSKKEAKHAAARALIDKLIGAQLPESPSSSAGPSVTGLTVAGSGGDVNANATGGGDAGEKTVGNPIGWLQEMCMQRRWPPPSYETETEVGLPHERLFTIACSILNYREMGKGKSKKIAKRLAAHRMWVRLQETPIDSGKISDSICGELEGEPRSSENYYGELKDISVPTLTTQHSNKVSQFHKTLKNATGKKLLKLQTCLKNNKIDYIKLLGEIATENQFEVTYVDIEEKTFSGQFQCLVQLSTLPVGVCHGSGATAADAQRHAAQNALEYLKIMTKK
- the LOC6732205 gene encoding inhibitor of growth protein 5 isoform X2, translated to MSSAIYLETYLDGLESLPTELERNFKLMRKLDDRAQTAMKSIDSHAKDFMRKLGENGAMSDDERRERQEDIKALFGKAKEYSDDKVQLAIQTYELVDKQIRRLDNDLARFEGEIQEKASSTRAKSEEVVAKKGRKKTKDSKTTGKKKKSASSDEETGRGNNQSNANSSVNSSSNAGQGSKKKKSKKTVEVDDSEKESCHTAATHPSDVMDMPVDPNEPTYCLCHQVSYGEMIGCDNPDCPIEWFHFACVGLTTKPKGKWFCPKCTQDRKKK